The window CTATGACAATCATCCGGCCTCTCAAGCAAATAAATTCACCTTttataaacaactacaaaaatattcattttatattcTAACCTTTTATAACCATTAGATTTCATCTGATGGCGAATAAAATTACTGCAAACGATGCACAGGTACACAGAATCCATATGTCATAAATTGCTTATACAAGGATCATGTTTAACAGTAAGAACACAATGATTCCCCTCCTTCCCATaatgttgtggctgatttttaTCTCCCACTCCAACTATCCCTGTCAGTTTGGAAGCTCTTCAAAGAGTTTTTCATTCCCAAATTGTTTCGAACGAACTTCTGAACCGAATAATGTATAGAAAGATATCCTTGTGAATATTATGGTTCTTAAGGATAGAGAATAGCAAACGATAGAAATTGTCATGCACCATAAAATTGATAAAGCTTTAGCCAACTACACAATACGATCATACCATTTTTATCATAACTTCTATGTCTACCACACATGCAATATTCAATAGGAGTACAAATCAAGTATACTTTTCAAGGTAATTAAACATCTTGcataaattttacatatttatcccTTAAACTCGCTAATTAAATTAGAGGTAATTATGTAGACTCACACAGAAAAGCCGTTATGCTAAGGGAAAACTGCAATTCCTAGTTGGaactactaaaaaatttataatagaatGAACTGACGCCTAATAGATTCTAAAAAACTAGAGACAAACATTACGATATATGCACAATTTGATATACCTTTTTGCTATGCATCATTATTTGATGTGAAAGGGCACTGCTACAATGCCACAGTTCTATTATGAgtatcttttattaataaagcGAAGTAGTTCTGCTTAGAattttttcctctaattttgCATGCATTCTTCCGCCCATAATGTGGCATTGAATCACGTAAATATCAAGCTATCcgtatagaaaagaaaaaaaatattatttattatatttgaatgtCAGGGATAAGCATAAGGCATTGTTATATCTTGTATAAGACTATAATAAATGGTGCTTAATTCCAATAAGCATCTCTTTCTATTCAACTATATAGCATTAAGTAGGGATAAAAATCCACATCAGTCTTTTGCAATCTTTAATTAACGTTCAATAAATTAACGTGCTAAAGTATTTTGATATACATGTCCATAATTAATTGACTCTTCATTTTTGTTGCAAATAAATGGCATGTTGCTACAACGAATTATAATTCAGCATTTTCATAATTCTATTGTTTCCAAGAAGCTTTTTCTCATTCTTCTATTATGTAACTTCTAAAGTCAATTAATAAAGAGTACTCAATTTGCTTATTTTTCCAAGAATAATGcaccttttaaaaataacatccaAGGTAGAAGATGTTCCATCCTCCAACAATACTACACGCCATTTTTGAATCCAGTGTTGGATGCTTCAATTTGGATTCAACTGGCTAATtccatttgattttattttcatgtctACGTGTGATTGATTcacaaacatttagaaaaatgaaattcTCTGATCTTCTTATATTGTGTGCTCATAGATTATGCACAttctttcatgtttttcttGGCCCGTGCTTATGTCGGTCTAATTCGATTGCATCAccagttataatttttttttaaaaaaaaattacagaagCTGTAGCCTCATTGAACATCTACTTCAAGTTCAACCACAAATGTTGTATACGTTGAAGTCTTTCAAAATTTGTAATTGCTGGATTCATTGCTGGCAACTAAATCATTTTATGGTAGTACATCATGTTAGCATGATGGAAAAGGAGGGGTCTGAATAAGGAGTATTTTCTAATTTGTAATGGGGATTGTGGTCCTTATCCTTTTTAACATTGTTGATTTCATGCAGGTATACGGCTAATTTCGTGGTATTTGTTTGCTGAGAATAAATTATTGCTGAGTTTAAAAATGTTGATTAGAAACATTAatctattcttatttttataaatttttatgtaactttaaaataatacgaaaaattatttaaatacttttataaagtaaataaaaataattttgacgtCCCTCTAAAAATGGGATCATAAGTAGTCGTCCATCCTGACGGCCATCACTGAATGAAGCAAAACAAAATACGGGATGAAAAAGGggagaatttagaaagaaaaacaagtttaaGAAGATCTGATATCAGATATGCTATCTCAAAATTACAGTGTAAGCTCTCAAAATCTCCATGCCTCCATGCTGTCGTCTCATAGATTTCCGGGAAGTCATAAATGAACACCATGTGTGACAAaaagggaattttttttatcaaatgaacgaataaaaaatttcaaacaatgcAATGAATACTTAAAATAGTAATCCATCAGAAACATATAACAAGCTTTTATCAGAAAGAGAAAACAATGATAAAGCCAACATTAAGGCTAAATGATCTTTTTGTcttgtattttcaatttttttaattcttaaacttttttgaattttttattttttttaggtcCTATAGTTGTTTTTTTCATGCTTacttttagttttcaaatttttgtccTCCTtacttttattccttttaataaactaaaagtaaggatgaaaaaaaagttaaagggaCCAAAACTCATGAGGTAAAGAAGTTAAAGAActcaaatagataaaaaaaagttttgagattaaaatcatgttttaaaaaaaatttaaggactaaaaaaaataataaactctattaattttgtcatttaaaaaaaagtttattttaatctttatttttttaaattgatttaaaatcatCATTATGTTTGGTGTTAAGACTattaataatatctagataTTGATGACTTTTAActgtcataaaatatatttttctcatattctcttttctttctcctcTTAATTTCCCTCCACTAATTTTGGTCACTTTAACAAAGAACTCATCATACATGATGGTTTattattacataataatataaaattattttacaccatcaatatataattttctctctaaatatatgttatttttactttatattcTCGTAacatatttgaatatataatatatgtatagATAGAGTAAAAGATTCAAATACAAATCATCATGTatcataaatttgttaatttttataatgtatttatcttaaaaagtaatatcaatgataatttttataatgtattttttaatttatcatctaatcgatttattcaaaatttcaatgataaaaaatataataattttttaaaatatcaagtaTTTCACTTATATGTcattataaaactaataatattataatttttaaatatatattatatcaaaaataaatttatttaatttggtaATCATGTTTATACATCTTAACTcaaataattagttaaaaatatcaataatttaatatatttttataaataaatataaattatgtgataattttacaaacatataagaaataaaaatataaacataagtgatattgtcaatttatttataaaaatacatagatatatacatgtttggtttggatttgattgaatcgattttaaaaatcaaatttgaaatcggatcaaatccaaaaagaaattcatttgttggattttttgtttatttaatttttttatttttaaaattgtttttttttcaattttattggaTTAATTTATGTACACCCTTACAAAATAGATAAATGAATAAGCTTGTTAGTGATGAACGTCCTTTTATGGATCAAATTCtacatcaattaaaaaatttcatagatggaaattttatgaaaatttaaaaaggcaAAGGAAAATAGGTTTAAGGtaagaaaatagaaagaataaTGCCACAATCCCTAGGAGGGATTTCGTTTTGGTTCAAAGCAACAAGGGATTTCGGTTTGATGCTTTTGAACAACAAATCCCTTGTTGTCGATAGTCATCAGACAACAAATCTTTGGTAGTGGCGAGGATGTTGTGGGTGTCACTAGAAAAGCGAGACATGCATTTCGGAAATGCATTAAtggaaaacatgttttttttttctttctaaaattatCGTCCTCCATGAAGGAGTGTTCAGCAAAGAGAGGAATTAATAGAAGTATAAAAACACATATCAGTCAATAAGTCTAGCCCAGCTTTGGCAAAAGAGTCTGCCAGTTTATTTGGATTAATGTGAGTTTTCAAATCTCAGTAATGAGCTTTTTGAATTGGTCCCCATCATAGTTCTTGCCATCCAAGAGTTTAACAGCTTCAATGCAGTCAGATTCTACTACCACGTTAGTTACCTTCAAATCATGAGCCATGGCCCATGGTCATACTGTAAAGATCGAATGGCCAATAACTACGTTTCCAAGATCGAGCAGTGATCAATAAGTCTAGAAAGCCCCCTTTTGTACTTGTCTGCACTCTGCACTGTCTCTAAGCACAACACCACAAGATGCAACTTCAGCCGAATGAAAATAAACCCCTTCACAGTTGAGTTTTGAAAAACCCTCCTTGGGGTGATGTCATCCATGCATCTTCCTAATATCATATCAGCAATGGGGTCTGATTGTGCAGGTTGAAGGGTACTAATTACCATAGccttgttgttgataatgtcatgaATCAAAAGCCAAATACATTTGCCACTAATTAATGACTAATCCATCTGTGTGGTGGTCCATTCATATTTCGAAACACAATTTCATTTCTCCACCATAAACGATCCAAAATCGCTCCCAAAAACAACGGTCCACTTGTAAATATCAAAACTATGATTGCTACGAGCATTCTCCCTCAAGCAGGAGACAATATCTTGTCTAAAGACAAGTCTGCATGGAGGCTTCAtcgattgatttaattttatgtgcAATGTTCTAGGGAAGAACAGCTTGAATTCGTTCCATATCCCATGCACCATCAGCATTAACAAAAAAAGCAATCTGAATCATTCTAAGCATGTATATAGGGCTTGGTCTTGGTGTAgtgatataaaattttactgCATTCAAATGAATGAAATGATGTATTTAACAGGATAATTTgtatttaactttttcattatttataaaaaaataaattggattAATGGTAGTCACGatcgaatatatatatatatatatatgctttggCCAATACAATACTGACTGAGTTTGTTGCCACATGACCGGGGACCCAATATTCCTCCCAGAAACGGATTTTTCTTCCATTGCCCAGTGTTCTATCACTCTCCTGTAGCACttgttcattttattcaaaaaaggCGACGCATTTGGGCAACAACCGCATGTGATGGCGCGAGTGATAAGAGTTTTAAGCAAGTCTTCGAATTTTGGTCATCATATTGACGCCAACACCATCATGACGACATCTCCAGGACCAGGTCAcacaaagaaatcaaattgtGATTGTGGGTTTTACGATGTTGGTTGTGTGTTGGTGATTGGATTCTAAACTTCTACAATTTGATTTTTGGATAAAGAATTTCGATTGTCATTtcggtttgatttttttttattttatttgtgttggttttatgttgttttatataaattaaataatcaccattatgttttaaattaaactGACAACTTTTATATTTcactattttcttaaattaattaacgACGTTACTCTTAAACTAGCAAAAAAATCAGATTAACTCAAATTTATAacataaatgatcaaaatatttttttaaaaatagacttAAACAGatttaaattttactaaaaCTATAAAGAAACATGAAAAggtattttaacaaataaataaatattgtaagaTCATGACTGTATGATGAAGATCGTTAACCTCATCTTTAGATCTTGAACTTCgaatgaaaacaaattattattcaaaGTTAAAGAAAAGTTAAAATCTCTGAGTTTTGAACCcaataagttttgaataaattgATAGGATTATTCTTAACAttcttgtattatttttcaaaaataaaaaaaaaatccaaactttagtttttgaaagctaacattttttttccctaTATAAGAACCAATGCTTGAATAGTTCATAAAATACAAGAACTAAAACTAACGTGTTTTGCTAAGgctttaaaaactaaaaacaccaTAAACGATATTTGGCGCAGCTATGCGAATAACAACCTAAACCTACCACTTATCTATAAACTCCATAGTATATATGTCTGTGCGTGGTACAGATTCAATATAATATGTTTGGCTTGAAAGTATATATGGTTGTTTTTTCATTGATGAAAGTATATAGGTTGAATCCAGACAATACTTCTTTACATTTTTAtaagtcattattttctcctccaTTTATGCAATGGTCACAATCATGTTATCATAACTCAGTTCTAAATTTCAAGCAACTGCAACACAAGCAACAAGTTTGAAGGACTGGACTCAAGGGaggtaaaattaaaaagtgagtCAACGGTTGTTTCCAACTTTCCGACGTGCTGTCACTAATTAGATTGGCGCTCCAATTCATCATATAGATGTAGTTTGTCATACATGAATGAAATAccaacataatatttttatttttatgtttattgtttaGACAGAGCGAGAGAGACGCATAATTTAGATCACAAGAAAGAATCAAATTATAAACGCTTGATGATCGTAACAAATCCAATGAATCAAACAATAGGCAAATCccaacaaagataaaaaaagaggcAATACAAGGACCCAAGTATTGCTACAAAAGAATCAAAAAGGGGAAAGATTATGCTCTAGCAAGGAATTTGACGAGTGAACCATCTAAGAACTTTTACTGGAAGCTTTACAAGACTCACTGCCAAATTAGCCAATCCAGCGCAGCAAATGCAACATGGGCACAAGCAACTCAATATAGATCTGCATAAGAGAATTCCCATCACCGCACAATTCAGTtcgcaataaaaaaataacaaaaattggggcaaaaggaagaaaaatcattaaataaaacaaaagaaaagacacATTGTGCGGCATTACTTGGCCCAGACAATATTTTCttatagaaaaagaagtaaaataactgaataaagaaaaaaaaaaactttcagagagaaaaacatACCCAAGCACCCAGATAACTGCACCCACAAGAGATAAAATCAAAGCCAAAAGAGCAAAGGGCAATCCGAGCAAGAAACCCAGTGGCCTGCATTcgcaaccttcttcttctcccatCTTCTTGTCTTTGTCTCTATGCAATTGATTGTGTTCTGTGAATGTGAAGAAATATGAGGGGTTGTGAAAATTGGGATATATAAGCGATTCACCGTGTGGTgttcatttttcaaattaattaatagccaCCGTGACGCGTACGGCGATTTTTATACTAAGATACCGATTACCGAGTAGCGTTTTGGAAGATTCACTCGTAGACTGAAATGCTCTTTCCGCGATATTGTAATTTACGCCTCGCTGTCTGTTTCCACTAAGAGAGTTGTTTGGGTTACTTTTGGCAATTCACTGTCTTGGAAGTTTCCTTATGTGTTTCATGAATTGCATTCACATGCTTAGTTGGCCACTTGGTcgtcttctttcttccttattTCTCACGTTGAAGTTggccttatttatttattttttattattatacatacatatatatgttgttaTTTATCCTCAGTTAACTTGTTTTTTCGCTGCTTTAATATttccattttattattatacatacaatctttatgtctttattttatgctgatttttttttttaccatgtcAAGAGATACTTTTTGTAGTTTAGGTTGGAAAATCTTTATTCTTGAACAGTAATTTAAATATGGGCTAAGGTGACCAAACAAGCCTATTCAACCATTTATTGGATTTCGGTAGAGGTTGGGCCTAAAGCGCATTAGCCCACAACGAGTTAAGCATTTAGAGGTGTCTATCCTAATTTTGTGCGACTTGTAACTTGTAAGCTTTTCAGAATAATttgttgttttatattttctttacttatttatatattattagagtaaaaaaatattagttttaaataatataattcgataatttataatataacatttaaagttaattattactttaaaatatagaCAAACgtttgttttctaataaaattaaaatatatttaaaactgtAATTTAATCATGATGTTTTAGGACTTATGGACTAGTTCGTCCTGTGGTCAGCCCATTATAAGAGAGCAAGTCCATGTCAGGATAGGTCAACTAATTCAAGCTAGactgagttttttatttttattttttttacttcatttttatcgttttacttaaatattttgACCAACTATTTTGATAGTACTCCCAGGGGCTAGGGTTaacttggttttttttattatttatttatctttttctctcaatcTAACCTTGTATTGCTTCCTTTCGGgattaaaaatcaagtgcatTATCTtgcaagaaaaatatcaaaatccACTCTACTTACGAATAATACCCGATGACAATTTTTAAATCAATCCAATATTTAACGTCACTAAACCTTTGTTCAAGATAAGAgttaaacaaatcaaaattaatcaataatcaaCATATTTGGCTTTGTtgcaaaacaaatttaaatataatgttaATTAGATAATTAGGGACTATCGAGTGGGGTAACCCCAAAACTAGCACTTGCCTTATTGGCCTGGGGAAGCTGGGGAGGGAGAGGGATGCATCAGTACGACGGATGGAGGTTATAAAATAATTGGTGACTTCAAGCATTTAACGATACTATTCaaatattctttctttcttaattaattgtttttttatgataCTCTATTTTGctatagaataaaaaaacttagagagtttatatgaaaatattttttatacaaaacaaaaattgtacaagaataatgcaaaaaaaatattaattttttctttgaatttttcaataaatttaaaataataataataatattttttccaaaatcgttatatgaaaatattttttgtacaaaataaaaattgtacaagaataatgcaaaaaaatattaaatttttctttgaatttttcaataaatttaaaataataataataatattttttccaaaatcGTAGCAAAGTCTGCAGAAAATATTAGCAAAGGAATCAATAGATTCACAACGAATTTTGTAGACAGTGGAATCCAATTAACCCTGACAATACTTTATAAGCATAACCTTATCTCAATCATCACTaccaataacaataattattttgttgaaaaataagCTTTTTAgcaatatcttgaaaaaaaaatctcgtaattaaaattaatttcgaaataataaatatattttaataatatctaGAAAATTTATTCtgtatttcaatatttttttgtagggttttatacattaatttatattgtttatttattagcaGCAAAAATAACTACGTGCATTAGTGGTAGCTGGTTGTGGGAAATTAATATAGTTGCATGTGCTTTcattttaactttctttttctttattctcgAGTCATAATCATAAATGCAATGCAGTAACTTGTAGTAGTCAGAAATATGTATCCTTTGTTATGCTGGGacaaaaagagaaattaagCTTAACTAAAATTGTATGCAGACTTTTCTCAGCATGGTAACATAATTCAATGAATCTCTATCATACTGATTTCTGTCGTAAAAAAATGATTGGgagaagaatataaaaaagagattgtaattttgaatctttccgcaaacaaaataataaattcacaatgaacatttatcataaaaaaaatgattcctTAGATTATTAAGTCTGGCAtgcaaaataaatatgaaatatgttCCTAACATATTACGACACCCACAAAacacgtatatatatatatatatatgatatcgTGGCACTTGTTATGGTGATTTTTGTTCCATAATCAACActttctcaaataaaattattcacaaTCACAAAATATTGTGAGAacacaataaattttattgggtAATCAATActttctcaaataaaattacCAAACTCACAAAGAAGCGTGAGAACACAGCAAATATtacattataagaaaaataataacaaatacaagAATTTAACGTGGTTCGACATTTCTTCCTTCCACGAAACCGACTCAAGAAATATTtctgttacaaaaatgattataaaattgTAACTCACCTCATACAGTATATCACGCTACAAACCCGAGTACCCCACACTCAATGGTTACCAGAAATGATAACACTTTCACACAAAGacatttttctctcaacaaaatgattttatttcacaatctctcttttcACACTCCCTCGTGTGTTGTTTCTCCACTAGATctcttttctatatatatagtgAAGATTGTCTCCAACTATAACAAAAAAGTtatcttgaaagttgaaacaaaataaCTTTAATGGATCAATTCAACTAAgatttatctaataaaatataattttccactttgcatttaagtcacataaaccttagtgataaaaatttaattcttaatgtacatgcaccttatcttttggcttACAACTCTACCAATTTTAGACTATGATTGAAATAAAACCtaaattgaaagaagaaaaaaaaaccgaGCAGTTTATATACTTGTTTATGAAGTAGTTGTGGGTATAATCACTAGAACCTTAATTATGATTCCATATGTCTCGTGCCACATGCCCCACAAATTAACAAGGAACTTGGCTACATAAAAGTTGATGGTGCCACTATGTCGTTCTTCTTGTATACATATAGATTTATACAGATATGTGTAAACGCATACAAATATACGGATCCAATATCCAAACAAAATACCTGTCACCACAAAACTTGCATTGAATGCTTCCATGCATGAAAGACAAAAGGTTCATCTCCACATTACCCGCTGAAGCCTTCAGGGCCAGATCTTTAAATATCATTTCCAAATCACACCAACATACAGATTCTATCTGTTGCGCGGCTGTGCCTCCTCCGAATATCGTTTTCTATCTATTTTCAAAAGCTTTGTTACTCACTCTGTATATCCCacacatctctctctctctctgaagtTGAATGCTCAATTATTTCTGTGCTAGTGTCTGttcttaattttatacattgaatttcagaagcttatttatgaattttcatTGTACATAAATTAACTTGTTTGTCAATTTGCTGTGTGGCCAAGCAATATACTGTACCAAAGATTTTATGGCAATTTAAGATATCAcctcaaaattaaaagaatgcaAATAAGAGTAAAACAATATATTTGATTATTGCAGCTGtatacactatatatatatatatatatatatatatatagaatgtaGTTAATTCGGAATTGGCTCAAATAGTTAAAAATCTAGCATGAGCTCCCATCTTTCCAATAATGTGGGTTTAAATATCCTAACATCACTTTTCCTACTTAATGGATAACTATTTTCAAAGAAATCTCCTCGTTGCACTAAGAGACTAGTTGAGTCGttgaaattgtttaatttgcaGTTCAGGTTTGGTGAGCCTTGCTTGTGTTTAGGCTTCTATAGTAGTCCTCTTGGTATGTCTCCttattataacattttaaattaaaactattatGTACACTACCATTTATGGAaacattattttgaatattgTATGAACAACTGTTGAACTAGGACATTAATAAAAGCAAGCAAAACACGGCTACGTTTTCCATGCATATACATAAggcaaaatatataatttcttgaTATATAGTATGATGTTAATTTCAGTTATAGAGAGTGAATATTTTACCGTAACATATCTCATGTGACCATTGTAGAAATATCATTATTGCATCATTCAAAGTTGAAAAGGGAAAGTTATGAGGGCTACAAATAATGCCCGAATAAATGTCTTAAATTCAGggatatatatattgtttgtgTGAGGATATAATAGACTTCGGAGTTGAATTATTGAGGGTGGGCCTATATATGTCAGTGCCATTGTTTTTGGATTGTCTTAGTATGTGTGCGAAAATATGGGGACCTCTTTGAGAACGACGCCGGTACCCTTCGATTGTTGAAAATCAGATTCCTGGTTATTACATGACTGATCAGtagcaattattatttttttctactttgaGGAGCCAACACAGTTTTTATGTCCACGTTCACCGATAGTTATCACTAgcagtgtaaaaaaaaaaaaaaattgatttgtatTGAATGAAATTGTAatcaaatctaaaattaattatttttttttctgaattagttaacaacaaataagtgtaatattttataaaactaattcgattaatcaaattatatctataaaattagtttaattaatcgaattgatttttatttaaatattattttttattaaaaaaataattcataaaatattttgaaaatcaattcaaatttgattTGACTCTTTgaactaatttaaaataaaataaaaacaagttcaatttatcattatttttttaaaattaatttgtttttaaactagtttttaaataatttgactGTTTAAATATACAATCGAactgattaaaataatttc of the Glycine max cultivar Williams 82 chromosome 13, Glycine_max_v4.0, whole genome shotgun sequence genome contains:
- the LOC100820571 gene encoding signaling peptide TAXIMIN 2; this encodes MGEEEGCECRPLGFLLGLPFALLALILSLVGAVIWVLGSILSCLCPCCICCAGLANLAVSLVKLPVKVLRWFTRQIPC